In Candidatus Caldatribacterium sp., the DNA window TCCACCCCCCTCTTAGAGCTAGAGTTAAAGCTCTCTTGCCAACCATCTCATTGTGTTGCTCCACAACTTTTGAAAATACTCCCACTCTAGAAACTCTCTCGTTGCTCCATGAGGAGCTATATCCGCAGCAAAAGCCGCTGTCCTTCCTTTCCCACACTCCCACACGGCAAAAATCGGATCTTCTTTGTACCTAGCTAACAAAGTTGCGCCTTCCTTCAACTTTAAGCGGTTGTAAGAC includes these proteins:
- a CDS encoding cytoplasmic protein, which codes for SYNRLKLKEGATLLARYKEDPIFAVWECGKGRTAAFAADIAPHGATREFLEWEYFQKLWSNTMRWLAREL